The Tenrec ecaudatus isolate mTenEca1 chromosome 7, mTenEca1.hap1, whole genome shotgun sequence genome window below encodes:
- the LOC142453383 gene encoding serine/threonine-protein kinase 40 — protein sequence MKRRASDRGAGETSAKVKALGSGISGNHAKRAGPFILGPRLGNSPVPSIVQCLARKDGTDDFYQLKILTLEERGDQGLESQEERQGKMLLHTEYSLLSLLHTQDGVVHHHGLFQDRTCEVVEDPESSRMVRKMKKRICLVLDCLCAHDFSDKTADLINLQHYVIKEKRLSERETVVIFYDVVRVVEALHQKNIVHRDLKLGNMVLNKRTHRITITNFCLGKHLVSEGDLLKDQRGSPAYISPDVLSGRPYRGKPSDMWALGVVLFTMLYGQFPFYDSVPQELFRKIKAAEYTIPEDGRVSENTVCLIRKLLVLDPQQRLAASDVLEALSAIIASWQSLSSLSGPLQVVPDIDDQMSSADNPQEAKVTEECSQYEFENYMRQQLLLAEEKSSVHEARSWLPKRQLGSVPPVRRLGHDAQPINPLDAAILAQRYLRK from the coding sequence ATGAAGCGGAGAGCATCGGACAGAGGAGCTGGGGAGACATCAGCCAAGGTGAAGGCGCTGGGAAGTGGCATCTCTGGAAATCACGCGAAGCGAGCCGGGCCCTTCATCCTCGGTCCCCGCCTGGGCAACTCACCGGTGCCCAGCATTGTGCAGTGTTTGGCAAGGAAGGATGGCACGGATGACTTCTACCAGCTGAAGATCCTCACCCTTGAGGAACGGGGGGACCAAGGACTAGAGAGCCAAGAGGAGAGGCAAGGCAAGATGCTGCTTCACACCGAGtactctctgctgtccctcctccaCACACAGGACGGCGTGGTCCACCACCACGGCCTCTTCCAGGACCGTACCTGCGAAGTTGTGGAGGACCCGGAGTCCAGCCGGATGGTGAGGAAGATGAAGAAGCGCATCTGCCTGGTCCTCGACTGCCTCTGTGCACATGACTTCAGCGACAAGACCGCCGACCTGATCAACCTGCAGCACTACGTCATCAAGGAGAAGAGGCTCAGTGAGCGCGAGACCGTGGTCATCTTCTACGATGTAGTGCGGGTGGTGGAAGCCCTGCACCAGAAAAACATTGTGCACCGAGACCTGAAGCTCGGGAACATGGTGCTCAATAAGAGGACTCATCGGATAACCATCACCAACTTCTGCCTCGGGAAGCATCTCGTGAGCGAGGGGGATCTCCTGAAGGACCAGAGGGGGAGCCCCGCCTACATCAGCCCCGACGTGCTCAGTGGTCGGCCGTACCGGGGCAAGCCGAGCGACATGTGGGCCCTGGGCGTGGTGCTCTTCACCATGCTCTATGGCCAGTTCCCCTTCTACGACAGCGTCCCACAGGAGCTCTTCCGCAAGATCAAGGCCGCCGAGTACACCATCCCCGAGGACGGGCGAGTTTCTGAGAACACCGTGTGTCTCATCCGGAAGCTGCTGGTGCTTGACCCCCAGCAGCGCCTGGCCGCCTCTGACGTCCTGGAGGCCCTCAGCGCCATCATCGCGTCCTGGCAGTCCCTGTCATCTCTGAGCGGGCCTTTGCAAGTGGTCCCGGACATCGACGACCAAATGAGCAGTGCTGACAACCCCCAGGAGGCGAAGGTGACAGAGGAGTGCTCGCAGTACGAGTTTGAGAACTACATGCGGCAGCAGCTGCTGCTGGCCGAGGAGAAGAGCTCGGTCCACGAGGCGCGCAGCTGGCTGCCCAAGCGACAGTTGGGCAGCGTTCCCCCGGTGCGGCGGCTGGGCCACGACGCACAGCCCATAAACCCTTTGGACGCAGCCATCCTGGCACAGCGCTACCTGCGGAAATAG